Below is a genomic region from Zea mays cultivar B73 chromosome 9, Zm-B73-REFERENCE-NAM-5.0, whole genome shotgun sequence.
TTTACTAAATAGAAGTTTACAACACATACCTCTACTAGTTTTGGCATTATTCTGGCACTTGTTCGTTGGTTTTGGTTCCATATTTATTATTCAATATTACTAGTATATAGTTCGTACTAACACTATGATCTCGAAGAAAAGGAGAGGAAGGATTGACAGCGACGACGATGATACGAAGGGAGGGGGAAGCTGGAGGCGACGGGTCGCGGGGGAGAGATGAGGGTTATATCTTGATGGAATTGGATTGATGGTTGTCTCAATGTTGATCCTTCAAATTTTATGAACATGTCACATTTTTGGGCCTGCCTTATTTCTCGTGCTTGAATCATTAACTACTTAACCGAGACTCTCATGCTAGGGAAATTGAAAAATAATTTAACATCTTCTGTTTTGTGGAATTTATGAGAATGTTCACATGCTAGTATATAGATCATGATTAAATATATTGTTTAAATTACTTTTAAAatttttatattataatttagaggATGAGTTTACGTGGTAAGGCTCACGGCTCGCTGGCTCGATGAGCCGAGTCGAGCCGATTTTTTAGGTTCACGAGAGGAGTGAGGCGAGAGCTCGACTCATTACTTGACTCTCATTAGTTGACTGATGAGCCGAGGTTCGACTTGTTTTCCACCGCCTACTTCTAGTAATAGAACCTAAATTGGATCCAACGGTCCCAAAAGATGGGAGTGTCAGGTGTTGGGTCACGATGGCTGCATTATATAGCTGCATACAGAGTTGCAGATAATGGTAGCAAAACATGCGTATAGCGTTGGAGATTATCCTCGACTAACAGAAATTAAAGTGTTGGAGATACAGCTCCCATCTAATCTACAAGAAAATCTCAACAACCAAATGTCTGTTTCCGTTACACCTCTGCCTGCGTCGGACTCCGAACGACATCGATATTGAGGCGTCCATATATATATAGACGCCGCCTGCCGCCAGCATCTCATCCCCGACCAAAACCAATCGAACAGACTCGAGGTAGCGGCGATGGAGATGGAGAGCCTCATTGCCATGGTGGCCTTCAGCGAGGCACCGTTCGACCGCACCTCGGCTGCGTCGTCGCTTGCCGCCGGGAACAGCCCATCCTCATCCAACGTTCCCAAGGCTGCGCCGTCGAGGTTGGCGTTGCTGGCCGCCAAGTGGCCGATGGAGAGGGTCGCGGCCATGATGGCCTTCTGCGAGGCGCCGTTCGACGGCGCCTGGGCTCTGTCGCCAGGTGCCGCTGTCGGAGGCCGCGCCTGCGCAACGAACGTCCCCGAGGCCCCGGCGAGGCTGGCCGCAGCCGCGAAGACGAAGAAGCGGCCGGTGGATAGGCTCGTGGCCACGATGGCCTTCTGCGAGGCGCCGTTCGACGGCACCTTCGATGGCACCTCGTCGGATGCCGCCGGTGACGTTGAAGATACGGCGGCGTTGAGGCGGCGGCCGTGGCTGGCCGACGCCAAAGAACTGGAACGAGTGGCCATTGCGGCCGCAGCAGCGGCTGCTGGTGAGCGAAAAGGTTGATGGGCTCGCATCGCATTGGAGTGACCGATGGAGTCAGCAAGGACCAAGGAGATTGTTTTTTTTTCcagtctcttcttttcctttttttaagATGGTCTTTAGGGAAAAACCGTAGGTGTCTTCGCTTTGCGATTTTCAATCTAATTAAGACTGCTGAGTTTTGTTCAAATCTACTACTGAAATAACGATTACCCGCATGTCATGTTCTGTTTTTATTGGTTGCAACTAGATACACATAACACACATACTCCACATTCATATCACACGCATGTTCTGATTGATACCCATGAGGCCAACATGCTGCAGGAAATAAACTGTAATCCCTGATCCCTTTGCTTGTTGATATTCGTATACGTTACACTTGTgaaaacaaggaaagaatggtACATTTAGGCCAGCACTTAATTCTTGCTGCCCCCTGCTGGATTGTGTATGTGTATTTGTATCTAGGACCATTTCAAGTCTAATTCTATTAGTATATAAAAAAATGTCAGAAATGATTGGGCGGTCATGTGTTGGGGTCAGAGACAATCCTTTCGATCTCTTCCACCAGCCGCTCCTTCTCTTCGGCCAAATCCTCGTTTTGCTTCTGAAGCTCCTCGATCTGCTTGGTCTGTTCTGAATCTTTCCTGTAATCGTGTTTATAAACATTTAATCAACTCGGTTTACAAAGGTGGCTTATGATTACTTGACAAGAATTTTTCTTGGAAACTTGTGTCCTTGCGACAGTGTACCCACCTGTTCATGAAAGACAGGTTAAGTTTTAGTGATCGGACCTCCTTCTCTAGGGTTTCACAGCGTTTAAGTACGGCTTGCATATCAGATGGTATTACTGGTGTGGAACTTCTTTCCTTTGCTTCTGCCATTCTGAACCGTAAGAATGTAATGGAACATCACATACTGTATGATAATTATAACTCATTGTTCAAGGACAATGTATTTTTTTTCTGAAATAAGGGAGAATCA
It encodes:
- the LOC100276407 gene encoding uncharacterized protein LOC100276407; its protein translation is MESLIAMVAFSEAPFDRTSAASSLAAGNSPSSSNVPKAAPSRLALLAAKWPMERVAAMMAFCEAPFDGAWALSPGAAVGGRACATNVPEAPARLAAAAKTKKRPVDRLVATMAFCEAPFDGTFDGTSSDAAGDVEDTAALRRRPWLADAKELERVAIAAAAAAAGERKG